CGTTCGGGGTGCTGCTCGCCGGATTGCTGGCGATGGGGCGCCTCATGGGCGATAACGAGATCACGGCTATGCGTACCTCGGGCGTTCCGGTATGGCGCATCGCGCTCACGCCGCTGCTCTTCGGCTTTGTAATGTTCGGTCTATCCTACGCGATCAACGAGAACATCGCGCCGTCCGCAGTCGATATCTCGACGCGCACGTTCTATCAGATCCTCTACCATACCGACGCGCTGCCGGTCGAGCCGCAGTTCTTCCGAAAAGACCCCGACACCGGGAACGTGTTTTACGTCAACCAAGTGTTGCCCGACAACAAGACGATGGAGGGCGTTCAGGTCTTCAAACTCGGACGTTACGGGATCTTCGTCGAGACGCTGCAAGCCAAGACGGCCACCGTCGAAGGGACGCAGCTCGCGCTGCACGACGTGATCGACACGCGCTACGGCGCCGACGGCATGATGACCAGCCAGCAGCACGTCAAGGAAGCGTTGATCGGGCTGCCGTTGGCCGAGACCGCCGCGCAGTTCATGAGCAATCAGAACTCCGATCCGTGGACGATGTCGAGCAAGAATTTGTCGGCGCAAGTGAAGTCGCTTCAGCAGCAGGGCATCGGCGGATCGGCGCTGGGCAATCTCGAGATCAACCTCTACAACAAACTCTCGTGGCCGTTTGCGTCGTTCATCGCCGTCATCCTCGCAGTTCCGCTTGCAATGCGGTACGGTAAGCGCGGACAAATGCTCGGCATCGCGATGGCGATCCTTGCCTTCTTCGGATATTTTTTGCTTACGTCGGCCGCCGCAGCGTTGGGGCGCAACGGAAAAATCGATCCGTTGCTGGCTGCATGGCTGCCGAACATCATCATGGGCGGTACCGGACTCGTGTTGCTCTGGCTGGAAGAACACTGACGGCGTGAAGTCGAGATCGTTGAGCCGCCGGGCAGTCGCGGCAAGCGTATGCCTTTTTGCGTTGCTGTGCGGAAACGTTCCGGCCCGCGGATTCGCGGCGGAAGATCAGACGGTGGCAAACGCGCGCGTGCTGGCGCTGATGAACGGGCAGTCGTGCGCGATTCACGAGGCGCGCCTCTTTGCCAAGGAAGTCGGAGACTCGTACGAACCCGAGGGCAGCCGTTACGTCGCGCAATTCAATCCGACGCCGACGCCGAGCGCGTCGCCCGGCGTCTCACCGATGCCGACGCCGACATTCGGCACGCGCCCGAACTCGACCACCACGCTGTACGCAACGCCGAGGCCCACCGGCTCGCCCGGGACGACACCGCCGCCCGTTCCCACGCCGACACCCAATCCATTCGATCAGAATCAGCCCGTCTTCGTGCAGCGCGGCGGCGAGACGCCTTCGCCGATCGTACCCGCGGGAGCGCCGCGGCCCAAAGCCACCGCGGAGCCGACCGGCGTGCCGACGCTTGCCCC
The nucleotide sequence above comes from Candidatus Baltobacteraceae bacterium. Encoded proteins:
- a CDS encoding LptF/LptG family permease — protein: MATLTERQPHPGLRLAALRIPILDRYLLREMLLPFFAGLFAYLIFWALNIFFVAADYIINQHAPFFLVLRFVLYRVPQATPMAFPFGVLLAGLLAMGRLMGDNEITAMRTSGVPVWRIALTPLLFGFVMFGLSYAINENIAPSAVDISTRTFYQILYHTDALPVEPQFFRKDPDTGNVFYVNQVLPDNKTMEGVQVFKLGRYGIFVETLQAKTATVEGTQLALHDVIDTRYGADGMMTSQQHVKEALIGLPLAETAAQFMSNQNSDPWTMSSKNLSAQVKSLQQQGIGGSALGNLEINLYNKLSWPFASFIAVILAVPLAMRYGKRGQMLGIAMAILAFFGYFLLTSAAAALGRNGKIDPLLAAWLPNIIMGGTGLVLLWLEEH